A genomic window from bacterium includes:
- the rpsS gene encoding 30S ribosomal protein S19, which translates to MSRSIKKGPFVDEHLLSKVEDLNGKSEKRVIKTWSRRSTVVPEFLGHTIAVHNGKQFVPVYIQENMVGHKLGEFAPTRTYRGHTTKK; encoded by the coding sequence ATGTCGAGATCGATCAAGAAGGGGCCTTTCGTGGACGAGCACCTGCTGTCCAAGGTCGAGGACCTCAACGGCAAGAGCGAGAAGCGGGTCATCAAGACCTGGTCGCGTCGCTCGACGGTCGTCCCCGAGTTTCTGGGCCACACGATTGCCGTGCACAACGGCAAGCAGTTCGTGCCCGTGTACATCCAGGAGAACATGGTGGGACACAAGCTCGGTGAGTTCGCTCCGACGCGGACCTACCGTGGTCACACCACGAAGAAGTAA
- the rplW gene encoding 50S ribosomal protein L23, producing the protein MKDLSKVIRRPLITEQGATMREMHNQYYFEVAPEANKQEIRQAVEHFFGVKVTQVRTMNCRGKVKRMGRFTGKRADWKKAIVTLAKDDSIDMFEVV; encoded by the coding sequence ATGAAGGACCTGAGCAAGGTCATCCGCCGGCCCCTGATCACCGAGCAGGGCGCGACGATGCGGGAGATGCACAACCAGTACTACTTCGAGGTCGCCCCCGAGGCCAACAAGCAGGAGATCCGTCAGGCCGTGGAGCATTTCTTCGGCGTGAAGGTGACCCAGGTGCGCACGATGAACTGCCGCGGCAAGGTCAAGCGCATGGGCCGATTCACGGGTAAGCGGGCCGACTGGAAGAAGGCCATCGTCACACTGGCCAAGGACGACTCCATCGACATGTTCGAAGTCGTCTAG
- the rplP gene encoding 50S ribosomal protein L16, with product MLMPKRTKHRKMFKGRNRGMARRGATIAFGDYGLQAVGAGWITSRQIEATRVAITRRMKRVGQVWIRIFPDKPITMKPAETRMGKGKGAPEYWVAVIKPGRILFEINGVDLELAKKALSLGAAKLPFKTRIVSRTGE from the coding sequence ATGTTGATGCCGAAGCGCACCAAGCACAGGAAGATGTTCAAGGGCCGCAACCGGGGTATGGCCCGGCGCGGCGCGACCATCGCCTTCGGCGACTACGGCCTGCAGGCCGTGGGCGCCGGCTGGATCACCAGCCGCCAGATCGAGGCCACCCGTGTGGCGATCACGCGGCGCATGAAGCGTGTGGGCCAGGTCTGGATCCGGATCTTCCCGGACAAGCCCATCACCATGAAGCCCGCCGAGACCCGCATGGGCAAGGGCAAGGGCGCGCCGGAGTACTGGGTCGCGGTCATCAAGCCGGGCCGGATCCTCTTCGAGATCAACGGCGTCGACCTCGAACTGGCCAAGAAGGCCCTCAGCCTCGGCGCGGCGAAGCTGCCGTTCAAGACGCGCATCGTCAGCCGGACGGGAGAGTAG
- the rplB gene encoding 50S ribosomal protein L2 codes for MAIRKLKPVTPTQRFRTVADFSEITTSTPEKSLLEPLKKNGGRNNRGRITVRHRGGGHKRRYRIIDFKRNKHDVPAKVVSIEYDPNRSARICLLQYVDGEKRYILWPKGVQVGDQILAGQKTPFNAGNALPLESIPLGTLVHNIELNIGKGGQMARSAGSFAQVMAKEGEYVTLRLPSGEVRMVHKRCYATIGEVGNAEHENVVSGKAGRTRWLGRRPTVRGVAMNPVDHPHGGGEGRTSGGRHPVSPWGQLAKGFKTRRKQPSDAFIVRRRKGKK; via the coding sequence ATGGCAATCAGGAAACTCAAGCCCGTGACGCCGACCCAGCGTTTCCGGACCGTCGCGGACTTCAGCGAGATCACGACCTCCACGCCGGAGAAGTCGCTGCTCGAGCCGCTGAAGAAGAACGGCGGGCGCAACAACCGCGGCCGCATCACGGTGCGTCATCGCGGCGGCGGCCACAAGCGCCGCTACCGCATCATCGACTTCAAGCGGAACAAGCACGACGTGCCCGCCAAGGTCGTCAGCATCGAGTACGATCCGAACCGCAGCGCGCGCATCTGCCTGCTGCAGTACGTCGACGGCGAGAAGCGCTACATCCTGTGGCCCAAGGGCGTGCAGGTGGGCGACCAGATCCTCGCCGGCCAGAAGACGCCGTTCAACGCGGGCAACGCGCTGCCGCTGGAGAGCATTCCCCTCGGCACGCTGGTGCACAACATCGAGCTGAACATCGGCAAGGGCGGCCAGATGGCCCGCTCGGCCGGCTCGTTCGCCCAGGTCATGGCCAAGGAGGGCGAGTACGTCACCCTGCGCCTGCCGAGCGGCGAGGTGCGCATGGTCCACAAGCGCTGCTACGCCACCATCGGCGAGGTGGGCAACGCCGAGCACGAGAACGTCGTGAGCGGCAAGGCCGGCCGCACCCGCTGGCTGGGCCGCCGCCCGACGGTGCGCGGTGTCGCCATGAACCCCGTCGACCACCCGCACGGCGGCGGCGAGGGCCGCACCAGCGGTGGTCGTCATCCGGTCTCGCCGTGGGGCCAGCTGGCCAAGGGCTTCAAGACCCGTCGCAAGCAGCCGTCCGATGCGTTCATCGTTCGTCGCCGCAAGGGCAAGAAGTAG
- the rplV gene encoding 50S ribosomal protein L22, giving the protein MEALASTKHVRISARKARLVADLIRGKSVDEALGILALTPKKASPIIKKVMLSAAANARFKNEGEAALANERIIVKEIRIDEGPTMKRIRPRAQGRAYRINKRTSHIKVVVEA; this is encoded by the coding sequence ATGGAGGCACTGGCATCCACCAAACACGTCCGGATCTCGGCCCGGAAGGCCCGCCTCGTGGCGGACCTCATCCGCGGCAAGAGCGTGGACGAGGCGCTGGGCATCCTGGCCCTGACGCCGAAGAAGGCCTCGCCGATCATCAAGAAGGTCATGCTCTCGGCGGCCGCCAACGCCCGGTTCAAGAACGAGGGCGAGGCGGCACTGGCCAACGAGCGGATCATCGTCAAGGAGATCCGGATCGACGAGGGCCCGACCATGAAGCGGATCCGTCCGCGGGCCCAGGGCCGGGCCTACCGCATCAACAAGCGGACGAGCCACATCAAGGTTGTCGTCGAGGCCTAG
- the rpmC gene encoding 50S ribosomal protein L29: MKKAHELRDMPMEELESLLKEKSEELMNARIQLNMRALDNPLQVRNMRREIAVINTVITQKRAAQ; this comes from the coding sequence ATGAAGAAAGCCCATGAACTGCGGGACATGCCGATGGAAGAGCTCGAGAGCCTCCTGAAGGAGAAGTCCGAGGAACTGATGAACGCGAGGATCCAGCTCAACATGCGTGCGCTGGACAATCCCCTCCAGGTGCGCAACATGCGCCGGGAGATCGCGGTGATCAACACTGTCATTACCCAAAAGCGGG
- the rpsC gene encoding 30S ribosomal protein S3 — MGQKTHPIGFRLGIVKDWNSSWFTDKHFADWLNEDLLLRKYVMARVGNAGVESVKIKRFREKVNIIIATSRPGVVIGKKGTKADQLRAELQKMIGKNVKLDVEEVKKPELSAPLVADHIAAQLEGRVAFRRAMKKAIATAMRMGAKGIKIRCAGRLGGAEMARIESYHDGSVPLHTLRADIDYGTSTARTQYGAIGVKVWICKGEIFPAEFKEQLRKQVVEQRA; from the coding sequence ATGGGTCAGAAGACACATCCGATCGGATTCCGGTTGGGAATCGTCAAGGACTGGAACTCGAGCTGGTTCACCGACAAGCATTTCGCTGACTGGCTGAACGAGGACCTCCTCCTGCGCAAGTACGTCATGGCGCGTGTCGGCAACGCCGGCGTGGAGTCGGTCAAGATCAAGCGCTTCCGCGAGAAGGTGAACATCATCATCGCGACCAGCCGCCCCGGTGTCGTCATCGGCAAGAAGGGCACCAAGGCCGACCAGCTGCGCGCCGAGCTCCAGAAGATGATCGGCAAGAACGTCAAGCTGGACGTGGAAGAGGTCAAGAAGCCCGAGCTGAGCGCGCCCCTGGTCGCCGACCACATCGCCGCCCAGCTCGAGGGCCGGGTCGCCTTCCGTCGCGCCATGAAGAAGGCCATCGCCACGGCGATGCGGATGGGTGCCAAGGGCATCAAGATCCGCTGCGCCGGCCGCCTCGGCGGCGCCGAGATGGCCCGCATCGAGTCCTATCACGACGGCAGTGTGCCCCTGCACACGCTGCGTGCCGATATCGACTACGGGACCAGCACCGCCCGCACCCAGTACGGCGCCATCGGCGTCAAGGTCTGGATCTGCAAGGGCGAGATCTTCCCGGCCGAGTTCAAGGAACAGCTGCGCAAGCAGGTTGTCGAGCAGCGCGCCTAG